The Brevibacillus brevis genome contains a region encoding:
- a CDS encoding ATP-dependent Clp protease ATP-binding subunit, whose protein sequence is MMFGRFTERAQKVLALALEEAVRLGHKDIGTEHVLLGLIREGEGIAAKALQSLGLGLDKIQSEVESLIGRGTEQSGSNYTPNYTPRAKKVIELSMDEARKLGHTYVGTEHILLGLIREGEGIAARIMNNLGVSLNKARQQVLQLLGSSEMMASHQPSGGNPAANTPTLDGLARDLTAIARDGGLDPVIGRQKEIERVIQVLSRRTKNNPVLIGEPGVGKTAIAEGLAQKIVNNEIPETLRDKRVMTLDMGTVVAGTKYRGEFEDRLKKIMDEIRQAGNIILFIDELHTLIGAGGAEGAIDASNILKPALARGELQCVGATTLDEYRKYIEKDAALERRFQPIQVDEPTAEDAIRILHGLRDRYEAHHRVKITDEAIEQAVKLSDRYITERFLPDKAIDLVDEAASKVRLQSFTVPPNLKELEGRLEEVRKEKDAAVQSQEFEEAAALRDQEQKLREELDKTKKDWKERQGQLNMEVTPEDIAQVVASWTGIPVLKLKEEETERLLKMEEILHDRVIGQDEAVKSISRAIRRARAGLKDPKRPIGSFIFLGPTGVGKTELARAVAETLFGDEDAMIRVDMSEYMEKHSTARLVGAPPGYVGFDEGGQLTEKVRRKPYSVILLDEIEKAHPDVFNILLQVLDDGRLTDSKGRTVDFRNTVVIMTSNVGASMIKKNTTLGFTTNDSERKYQDMKDKVMDELKKSFRPEFLNRIDEVIVFHSLEQEHIEQIVSLMTEELRKRLKEQDIDFQLTEEAKKVLAKEGFDPAYGARPLRRAIQRHIEDNLSEELLKGTISKGDTVNIEAEEGKLVVKRLEKTKS, encoded by the coding sequence ATGATGTTTGGACGTTTTACAGAACGAGCACAAAAAGTACTGGCGCTTGCCCTGGAAGAGGCGGTTCGTCTTGGACACAAAGATATTGGGACAGAGCATGTGCTGCTGGGACTCATTCGAGAAGGCGAAGGGATTGCGGCGAAGGCACTGCAATCACTTGGGCTTGGCCTCGATAAAATCCAGAGTGAAGTGGAGTCGTTAATCGGGCGAGGAACAGAGCAGTCCGGTAGTAATTACACACCAAACTATACACCTCGCGCCAAAAAGGTCATTGAACTGTCGATGGACGAAGCCCGCAAGCTGGGTCATACCTATGTGGGGACTGAACATATTCTGCTTGGCTTGATCCGTGAAGGAGAAGGCATTGCTGCGAGAATCATGAACAATCTGGGCGTTAGCCTGAACAAGGCACGCCAACAGGTGCTCCAGCTTCTTGGCAGCTCGGAAATGATGGCATCTCATCAACCGTCTGGAGGGAATCCAGCGGCGAATACGCCGACACTTGATGGTTTGGCTCGGGATCTGACTGCAATCGCTCGTGATGGCGGGCTGGACCCGGTCATCGGTCGCCAAAAAGAAATTGAGCGTGTGATTCAAGTACTTAGCAGACGTACCAAGAACAACCCTGTTTTGATTGGGGAGCCTGGCGTCGGAAAAACAGCTATCGCAGAAGGTCTTGCCCAAAAAATCGTGAACAACGAAATTCCGGAGACCCTTCGTGATAAGCGCGTCATGACCCTCGATATGGGAACCGTTGTTGCGGGAACCAAGTATCGCGGTGAGTTCGAAGATCGTCTGAAAAAAATCATGGACGAAATTCGCCAAGCAGGAAACATCATCCTGTTTATTGATGAGCTGCACACCTTGATTGGTGCCGGTGGAGCAGAAGGCGCTATTGATGCCTCCAACATTTTGAAGCCAGCTCTGGCACGTGGCGAGCTGCAGTGCGTAGGGGCCACTACGCTGGATGAATATCGCAAGTACATCGAAAAAGACGCGGCATTGGAACGTCGTTTCCAACCGATTCAGGTTGATGAACCGACAGCGGAGGATGCTATTCGTATCCTGCATGGCCTTCGTGATCGTTACGAAGCCCACCATCGTGTCAAAATTACCGATGAAGCAATCGAGCAGGCAGTAAAACTGTCTGACCGCTATATTACGGAACGCTTCCTGCCTGACAAGGCTATCGACCTGGTCGACGAGGCGGCATCCAAGGTACGCTTGCAATCCTTTACGGTTCCACCAAACCTCAAAGAGCTGGAGGGACGTCTGGAAGAGGTGCGCAAGGAAAAAGACGCTGCCGTACAATCACAAGAGTTCGAGGAAGCAGCAGCCCTTCGTGATCAGGAGCAAAAACTGCGTGAAGAACTGGATAAAACGAAAAAAGACTGGAAAGAGCGCCAAGGCCAGTTGAACATGGAGGTTACGCCGGAAGACATCGCACAAGTAGTGGCGAGCTGGACGGGTATTCCTGTGTTGAAGCTGAAGGAAGAAGAAACAGAGCGCTTGTTGAAGATGGAAGAGATTCTGCACGATCGCGTCATTGGTCAAGATGAAGCAGTCAAATCCATCTCGCGTGCGATTCGCCGTGCCCGTGCTGGTCTGAAAGACCCAAAACGCCCGATCGGCTCGTTTATCTTCCTGGGACCTACCGGTGTGGGTAAAACAGAATTGGCTCGTGCTGTGGCAGAGACGCTTTTCGGTGACGAGGATGCCATGATTCGTGTAGATATGTCCGAGTACATGGAGAAGCATTCCACCGCTCGTCTGGTAGGGGCCCCTCCTGGCTACGTAGGCTTTGACGAAGGCGGTCAGCTGACCGAAAAAGTGCGTCGCAAGCCTTACTCCGTCATTTTGCTGGACGAAATCGAGAAAGCTCACCCAGACGTATTCAACATCCTCTTGCAAGTATTGGATGATGGTCGTCTGACAGACTCCAAGGGACGTACCGTTGATTTCCGCAATACGGTTGTCATCATGACTTCCAACGTCGGAGCCAGCATGATCAAGAAAAATACGACACTCGGCTTCACGACCAACGATTCGGAAAGAAAGTATCAGGATATGAAGGACAAAGTCATGGATGAGCTGAAGAAGAGCTTCCGTCCTGAGTTCTTGAACCGTATCGACGAAGTCATCGTGTTCCACTCTTTGGAGCAAGAGCACATCGAGCAAATCGTATCTCTCATGACAGAAGAGCTGCGTAAACGTTTGAAAGAGCAAGACATTGATTTCCAATTGACCGAAGAAGCCAAGAAAGTATTGGCAAAAGAAGGCTTCGATCCGGCTTATGGTGCGCGTCCTCTGCGTCGTGCTATCCAGCGCCACATCGAGGATAATTTGTCCGAGGAATTGCTCAAGGGCACGATCAGTAAAGGCGATACCGTTAATATCGAAGCCGAAGAAGGCAAGCTGGTTGTCAAACGCCTCGAAAAAACGAAATCGTAA